A DNA window from Streptomyces bacillaris contains the following coding sequences:
- a CDS encoding discoidin domain-containing protein, producing the protein MSVALVRPSRPPMAVLHRWRALGFALVTALVAALLGVAQAGPAQAAPVLLSQGSPVTASSEENGGTAARNAVDGDGGTRWSSAFSDPQWLRIDLGSPAALSRVELAWEAAYAKSYRIELSTDGSTWRNAYSTTTGQGGNETLTVSGEARYVRLTGTERATGYGYSLWEFKVFGTRDGGGGPEIPGGGDLGPNVHVFDPSTPDIQGKVDAIFRQQESDQFGLGRHALLFKPGTYNNLNAQIGFYTQIAGLGLHPNATTFNGDVTVDAGWFDGNATQNFWRAAENLTLNPVNGTNRWAVSQAAPFRRMHVKGGLNLAPDGYGWASGGYIADSKIDGTVGPYSQQKWYTRDSSVGGWTNAVWNMTFSGVQGAPATSYPNPPYTTLDTTPISREKPFLHLDGNEYKVFVPEKRVNARGVSWDGGSQRGESIPLDRFYVVKQGATAATINAALAQGLNLLFTPGVYHLDRTIEVNRANTVVLGLGLATIIPDNGVTAMKVADVDGVKLAGFLIDAGPVNSPTLLEVGPQGASADHAANPTTVQDVFIRIGGAGPGKATTSLVVNSDDVIIDHTWVWRADHGEGWGWETNRADYGVRVNGDDVLATGLFVEHFNKYDVEWYGERGRTIFFQNEKAYDAPNQAAIQNGSTKGYAAYRVDDSVEQHEGWGMGSYCYYNVDPTIIQEHGFKAPVKPGVRFHNLLVVSLGGHGQYQHVINNIGAPTSGTSTIPSTVVNFP; encoded by the coding sequence ATGTCCGTTGCCCTCGTCAGACCCTCGCGGCCCCCGATGGCCGTACTCCACCGATGGCGTGCGCTCGGCTTCGCCCTGGTAACCGCTCTGGTGGCGGCCCTCCTCGGGGTGGCACAGGCCGGCCCGGCGCAGGCCGCGCCCGTCCTGCTCTCCCAGGGCAGCCCGGTCACCGCCTCCAGCGAGGAGAACGGCGGTACGGCCGCGCGCAACGCGGTCGACGGGGACGGCGGAACCCGCTGGTCCAGTGCCTTCTCCGACCCGCAGTGGCTGCGGATCGACCTCGGTTCACCGGCCGCCCTCAGCCGGGTCGAACTCGCCTGGGAAGCCGCGTACGCCAAGAGCTACCGCATCGAGCTGTCCACCGACGGCTCCACCTGGCGAAACGCCTACAGCACCACCACCGGCCAGGGCGGCAACGAGACGCTGACCGTCTCGGGCGAGGCCCGGTACGTACGGCTGACCGGCACCGAACGCGCCACCGGATACGGCTACTCCCTCTGGGAGTTCAAGGTGTTCGGTACGCGGGACGGGGGCGGCGGTCCGGAGATTCCGGGCGGCGGTGACCTCGGCCCGAACGTCCATGTCTTCGACCCGTCCACGCCCGACATCCAGGGCAAGGTCGATGCGATCTTCCGGCAGCAGGAGTCCGACCAGTTCGGGCTCGGCCGCCACGCGCTGCTGTTCAAGCCCGGCACGTACAACAATCTGAACGCCCAGATCGGCTTCTACACGCAGATCGCGGGGCTGGGGCTGCACCCGAACGCCACCACGTTCAACGGTGATGTGACGGTGGACGCGGGCTGGTTCGACGGGAACGCGACCCAGAACTTCTGGCGCGCGGCGGAGAACCTGACGCTGAACCCGGTGAACGGCACCAACCGCTGGGCGGTCTCCCAGGCGGCCCCCTTCCGCCGGATGCACGTCAAGGGCGGGCTGAACCTGGCGCCCGACGGCTACGGCTGGGCCAGCGGCGGCTACATCGCGGACAGCAAGATCGACGGCACCGTCGGCCCCTACTCCCAGCAGAAGTGGTACACCCGCGACAGCTCCGTCGGCGGCTGGACCAACGCCGTCTGGAACATGACCTTCTCCGGTGTGCAGGGCGCGCCCGCGACCAGCTATCCGAACCCGCCGTACACCACGCTCGACACCACCCCGATCTCGCGCGAGAAGCCGTTCCTCCACCTGGACGGCAACGAGTACAAGGTGTTCGTCCCGGAGAAGCGCGTCAACGCGCGCGGGGTCTCGTGGGACGGCGGGAGCCAGCGGGGCGAGTCGATCCCGCTGGACCGCTTCTACGTCGTCAAGCAGGGCGCCACCGCGGCGACGATCAACGCGGCGCTCGCCCAGGGCCTCAACCTGCTGTTCACGCCCGGCGTCTACCACCTCGACCGGACCATCGAGGTGAACCGGGCCAACACCGTCGTCCTGGGTCTCGGCCTCGCCACGATCATCCCGGACAACGGGGTGACCGCCATGAAGGTCGCCGATGTCGACGGGGTGAAGCTGGCCGGTTTCCTCATCGACGCCGGTCCCGTCAACTCGCCCACCCTGCTGGAGGTCGGCCCGCAGGGCGCCTCCGCCGACCACGCGGCCAACCCCACCACCGTGCAGGACGTGTTCATCCGCATCGGCGGCGCGGGCCCCGGCAAGGCGACCACCAGCCTGGTGGTCAACAGTGATGACGTGATCATCGACCACACGTGGGTGTGGCGGGCGGACCACGGCGAGGGCTGGGGCTGGGAGACCAACCGGGCCGACTACGGCGTCCGCGTCAACGGCGACGACGTCCTGGCCACCGGCCTCTTCGTCGAGCACTTCAACAAGTACGACGTCGAGTGGTACGGCGAACGCGGCCGCACCATCTTCTTCCAGAACGAGAAGGCCTACGACGCCCCCAACCAGGCCGCCATCCAGAACGGCTCCACCAAGGGCTACGCGGCCTACCGGGTCGACGACTCCGTCGAGCAACACGAGGGCTGGGGCATGGGCAGCTACTGCTACTACAACGTCGACCCCACGATCATCCAGGAGCACGGCTTCAAGGCCCCGGTCAAGCCGGGCGTGAGGTTCCACAACCTGCTGGTCGTCTCGCTGGGCGGCCACGGGCAGTACCAGCACGTGATCAACAACATCGGCGCCCCGACCTCGGGGACGTCGACGATTCCTTCCACCGTCGTCAACTTCCCCTGA
- a CDS encoding discoidin domain-containing protein, with protein sequence MYARGTPRLRGTLAVMAVVALLLTLSVALAPERAVAAPVLVSQGKPATASSAEGPFTAPNAVDGDPGTRWSSAFSDDQWIRIDLGASTAVGQVVLNWEAAYAKGYRIELSADGQQWTTIHSTTTGTGGTETLTVSGTGRHIRLVGTERATPWGYSLYEFQVYSTSGGSGPGGDVLLSYGRTGSASTSQHDSTCWQCTPDKAFDRDPASRWATSPEGGWTDPGWIAVDLGAPATINRVVLQWDPAHARAYRIEVSDNGTDWRTIHQTTTGTGFKETLNVSGTGRHVRLYATQRSGEYGYSLWEFQVWGTGGAPIPAPPQPPEPTYDRLVFSDEFNGPAGAAPDPAKWVPETGTGPNNELEYYTDNKNAAQDGNGNLVLEARREPTPGSSCPRDPLSGSTTCQYTSARLNTYGKFQFTYGRVEARMKVSGTQGLWPAFWMLGADYFDQRRPWPYTGEIDIMEHVGKEPNTTYSTLHAPAYHGAAGYGAPYSLPGGANFADDFHTFAVDWNSTGMTFRVDGRVTHRVDREELERTRGPWVFDHDFFLILNNAVGGDWPGPPDTTTRFPQKLSVDYIKVWQ encoded by the coding sequence ATGTATGCCCGTGGAACACCACGGCTCAGAGGCACCCTGGCCGTCATGGCCGTGGTGGCCCTCCTGCTCACCCTCTCGGTGGCGCTCGCCCCGGAGCGGGCGGTCGCCGCACCGGTCCTCGTCTCCCAGGGGAAACCGGCCACCGCCTCCAGCGCCGAAGGCCCCTTCACCGCTCCCAACGCCGTGGACGGCGACCCCGGGACCCGCTGGTCCAGCGCGTTCTCCGACGACCAGTGGATCCGTATCGACCTCGGTGCGAGCACGGCGGTCGGCCAGGTCGTGCTGAACTGGGAGGCCGCGTACGCCAAGGGCTACCGGATCGAACTGTCCGCCGACGGGCAGCAGTGGACCACGATCCACTCCACCACCACCGGCACCGGCGGCACCGAGACCCTCACCGTCTCCGGAACCGGCCGCCACATCCGCCTCGTCGGCACCGAGCGCGCCACCCCGTGGGGCTACTCCCTGTACGAGTTCCAGGTCTACTCCACCAGCGGCGGCAGCGGCCCCGGCGGCGACGTCCTGCTCTCGTACGGCAGGACCGGCTCGGCCTCCACCTCCCAGCACGACTCCACCTGCTGGCAGTGCACCCCGGACAAGGCCTTCGACCGCGACCCCGCGAGCCGCTGGGCCACCAGCCCCGAGGGCGGCTGGACCGACCCCGGCTGGATCGCGGTCGACCTCGGCGCCCCTGCCACGATCAACCGGGTGGTCCTCCAGTGGGACCCCGCCCACGCCCGCGCGTACCGGATCGAGGTCTCCGACAACGGCACCGACTGGCGCACGATCCACCAGACCACCACCGGCACCGGCTTCAAGGAGACCCTGAACGTCAGCGGCACCGGCCGGCACGTACGGCTGTACGCCACCCAGCGCAGCGGTGAATACGGCTACTCGCTCTGGGAGTTCCAGGTCTGGGGCACCGGCGGAGCACCGATACCCGCCCCGCCGCAGCCACCCGAACCCACCTACGACCGGCTGGTGTTCAGCGACGAGTTCAACGGCCCCGCCGGTGCCGCCCCCGACCCGGCCAAGTGGGTCCCCGAGACCGGCACCGGCCCCAACAACGAGCTGGAGTACTACACGGACAACAAGAACGCCGCCCAGGACGGCAACGGCAACCTCGTCCTGGAGGCCCGCCGCGAACCCACCCCGGGCTCGTCCTGCCCGCGCGACCCGCTGAGCGGCAGCACCACCTGCCAGTACACCTCGGCGCGGCTCAACACCTACGGGAAGTTCCAGTTCACCTACGGCCGGGTCGAGGCACGCATGAAGGTCTCCGGCACGCAGGGGCTCTGGCCCGCCTTCTGGATGCTGGGCGCGGACTACTTCGACCAGCGGCGCCCATGGCCGTACACGGGTGAGATCGACATCATGGAGCACGTCGGCAAGGAGCCGAACACCACCTACTCCACCCTGCACGCCCCCGCCTACCACGGCGCGGCGGGCTACGGAGCCCCCTACTCACTCCCCGGCGGCGCGAACTTCGCCGACGACTTCCACACCTTCGCCGTCGACTGGAACAGCACGGGCATGACGTTCCGGGTCGACGGCCGGGTGACCCACCGGGTCGACAGGGAGGAGCTGGAGCGCACCCGGGGTCCGTGGGTGTTCGACCACGACTTCTTCCTGATCCTCAACAACGCGGTCGGAGGTGACTGGCCGGGCCCGCCCGACACCACCACCCGCTTCCCGCAGAAGCTGAGCGTCGACTACATCAAGGTCTGGCAGTGA
- a CDS encoding DUF3048 domain-containing protein yields MSVALRRPARPRTSVIHRPKASLTALIAALLLALLAAGCTGGGGAEPESESSSPSGTGAGARVLAVKIDNVGPARPQTGLDRADVVYVEQVEAGLSRLLAVYSSEVPPVIGPVRSARETDLELLRQFDRPVLAFSGAQSRLLPAIEQAPLDAVPPSVAPRAYFRGAERPAPHNLYLRAERIPYVAPGSQAVEALGLRFGPAPSGGSAEESRTVRFPSARTTFTWSAERERWLIAMDGSPARTSEGERLGAATVILQEVTVRPSSFGDRSGNNTPFTETVGAGTAQVLRDGRTYEARWSRPAADADTRFTTPDGQRIDLAEGPLWIVYEAR; encoded by the coding sequence ATGTCCGTAGCCCTCCGAAGGCCCGCACGCCCCCGCACGTCCGTGATCCACCGGCCGAAGGCCTCGCTCACCGCCCTGATCGCCGCGCTCCTGCTCGCCCTCCTCGCGGCCGGCTGCACGGGCGGGGGCGGTGCGGAGCCCGAGAGCGAGAGCAGCAGTCCGTCCGGTACGGGGGCGGGTGCGAGGGTGCTCGCGGTGAAGATCGACAACGTGGGACCGGCCCGGCCGCAGACCGGGCTCGACCGGGCGGACGTCGTCTACGTCGAGCAGGTGGAGGCCGGGCTCAGCCGCCTCCTCGCCGTCTACTCCTCCGAGGTGCCGCCCGTCATCGGCCCGGTCCGCAGCGCCCGGGAGACCGATCTGGAGCTGCTGCGCCAGTTCGACCGGCCGGTGCTCGCCTTCTCCGGGGCGCAGAGCAGGCTACTCCCGGCCATCGAGCAGGCGCCGCTCGACGCCGTACCGCCGTCCGTCGCGCCCCGGGCGTACTTCCGGGGTGCCGAGCGTCCCGCCCCGCACAACCTCTATCTGCGGGCCGAGCGGATTCCGTACGTGGCCCCGGGCAGCCAGGCCGTGGAGGCGCTGGGGCTGCGGTTCGGCCCGGCGCCCTCCGGCGGGAGTGCCGAGGAGAGCCGTACGGTCCGCTTCCCGTCCGCACGCACCACCTTCACCTGGTCCGCCGAGCGGGAGCGGTGGCTGATCGCCATGGACGGCTCCCCCGCCCGGACGAGCGAGGGCGAGCGGCTGGGGGCCGCCACGGTGATCCTGCAGGAGGTGACCGTACGTCCGTCGTCCTTCGGTGACCGCTCCGGGAACAACACCCCGTTCACCGAGACCGTGGGGGCGGGCACCGCGCAGGTCCTGCGCGACGGCAGGACGTACGAGGCCCGGTGGTCCCGGCCCGCGGCGGACGCGGACACCCGGTTCACCACCCCGGACGGTCAGCGGATCGACCTGGCCGAGGGGCCGCTGTGGATCGTGTACGAGGCCCGCTGA
- a CDS encoding M23 family metallopeptidase, with protein sequence MFPGLSIRITVAALAVTGLLAVAPVASAAPDASAAATSADVVVKMPSAVGDRLGADREKLVDAVSADVLARSHDAEGLAPEAAVSKLADEGRKVVVDVRTVAGDWARGVAYVEASRAQHGEPEGWLYIAHRQNGRWIPGLEGDREFAAYVARSPLVGEAERRNMTAYAERRTEPQAGAGEVGVLANTNGLLLPWMPDYYMTLTGGPHAHDGGSGYWSALDFAGGNASGLVRSSREGTATSMCGAGGGWTRVIHPGGFSTDYYHMRNTTYYNGTSIARSALLGTIGTDTCAGGSATGAHVHWSLRTYDANYNGQYTWLNGRTIGGWAWWNGSGQYSGCGTRLGVTACPGTAIYNRTS encoded by the coding sequence GTGTTCCCCGGACTGTCCATAAGAATCACCGTCGCCGCCCTGGCCGTCACCGGGCTCCTCGCCGTCGCCCCGGTGGCGTCGGCGGCCCCCGACGCCTCCGCGGCGGCGACCTCCGCCGACGTCGTCGTCAAGATGCCGTCCGCCGTCGGGGACCGCCTCGGCGCCGACCGCGAGAAGCTGGTCGACGCCGTCTCCGCCGACGTCCTCGCGCGGTCCCACGACGCCGAGGGCCTCGCCCCGGAGGCGGCCGTCTCCAAGCTCGCCGACGAGGGCCGCAAGGTGGTCGTCGACGTACGGACCGTCGCCGGCGACTGGGCCCGGGGCGTGGCCTATGTCGAGGCCTCCCGTGCGCAGCACGGTGAACCGGAGGGCTGGCTCTACATCGCGCACCGGCAGAACGGGCGGTGGATCCCGGGCCTGGAGGGTGACCGCGAGTTCGCCGCGTACGTGGCCCGTTCCCCGCTGGTGGGCGAGGCGGAGCGGCGGAACATGACGGCGTACGCGGAGCGCAGGACCGAGCCGCAGGCCGGGGCGGGTGAGGTGGGAGTCCTGGCCAACACCAACGGCCTGCTGCTGCCCTGGATGCCCGACTACTACATGACCCTCACCGGCGGCCCCCACGCCCACGACGGCGGGTCCGGCTACTGGAGCGCCCTCGACTTCGCCGGGGGCAACGCCAGCGGACTGGTCCGTTCCTCACGGGAGGGCACGGCGACCTCGATGTGCGGCGCCGGGGGCGGCTGGACCCGGGTCATCCACCCGGGCGGCTTCTCCACGGACTACTACCACATGCGGAACACCACCTACTACAACGGGACGTCGATCGCCCGGAGCGCGCTGCTCGGCACCATCGGCACCGACACCTGTGCCGGTGGCTCCGCGACCGGCGCGCATGTGCACTGGAGCCTGCGCACGTACGACGCCAACTACAACGGCCAGTACACCTGGCTGAACGGCCGCACCATCGGCGGCTGGGCCTGGTGGAACGGTTCCGGCCAGTATTCCGGCTGCGGCACCCGGCTCGGCGTCACGGCCTGCCCCGGTACGGCGATCTACAACCGTACGAGCTGA
- a CDS encoding DUF6389 family protein translates to MEPPQGHQDDAETARYRAELRRVLDTASTTVARRLEAIRDTATARTDGVVVVVFPDQDGEGTFAVWARFEGADSFELDRRLGEERELFTAVRTGTGWEPPVPERPASWSAALLENVLFDVVTEWIDPLVPADATALFREVTTADGTQDHRPVGPSR, encoded by the coding sequence GTGGAACCACCCCAGGGACACCAGGACGATGCGGAGACCGCCCGCTACCGCGCCGAGTTGAGGCGGGTGCTCGACACGGCATCGACCACGGTGGCCCGACGGCTCGAAGCGATCCGGGACACCGCGACGGCACGGACCGACGGGGTGGTCGTCGTTGTGTTCCCCGACCAGGACGGCGAGGGCACGTTCGCCGTGTGGGCGCGGTTCGAGGGCGCGGACTCCTTCGAGCTGGACCGCCGGCTCGGGGAGGAGCGTGAGCTCTTCACGGCCGTCCGGACCGGGACCGGCTGGGAACCACCGGTCCCGGAGCGGCCCGCCTCCTGGTCAGCCGCACTCCTCGAGAACGTCCTGTTCGACGTCGTCACCGAGTGGATCGACCCGCTCGTCCCGGCCGACGCCACCGCCCTGTTCCGGGAGGTCACCACGGCGGACGGGACGCAGGACCACCGCCCGGTGGGCCCGAGCCGCTGA
- a CDS encoding ECF transporter S component — protein sequence MTELPPLTERSAGAIRIGPRAGIVIALAAFLGLVAFFWPFLVAPGKLGANYAPPLIFGVLLVLVLCAVISEISEGGINSKALAMLGVLSAVNAALRPLGAGTAGIETVFFVLVLAGRVYGPGFGFTLGCTSLFASALITGGVGPWMPYQMFGCAFVGMLAGLLPRATGRREVMMLAVYGSLSGYLFGFLLNLSFWPFSVDPNSSIAYLPGLPFTEQWQRYLAFDVATSLGWDTGRAVTNFVCITLAGPAVLTTFRRAARKARFRAPVRFAGPKG from the coding sequence ATGACGGAGCTTCCGCCGCTCACCGAGCGGTCGGCGGGTGCCATCCGGATCGGTCCGCGCGCCGGGATCGTCATCGCCCTGGCGGCCTTCCTCGGCCTGGTCGCCTTCTTCTGGCCGTTCCTGGTCGCCCCGGGCAAGCTGGGGGCCAACTACGCCCCACCGCTGATCTTCGGGGTCCTGCTGGTGCTCGTCCTGTGCGCGGTGATCTCCGAGATCTCCGAGGGCGGCATCAACTCCAAAGCACTGGCGATGCTCGGGGTGCTCTCCGCCGTCAACGCGGCCCTGCGCCCGCTCGGCGCGGGCACGGCGGGGATCGAGACGGTGTTCTTCGTGCTGGTCCTGGCGGGCCGGGTCTACGGTCCGGGGTTCGGCTTCACGCTGGGCTGCACCTCGCTGTTCGCCTCCGCCCTGATCACGGGCGGGGTCGGGCCGTGGATGCCGTACCAGATGTTCGGCTGCGCGTTCGTCGGGATGCTCGCCGGGCTGCTGCCCCGGGCCACGGGCCGCCGTGAGGTGATGATGCTCGCGGTCTACGGTTCGCTCTCCGGCTACCTCTTCGGGTTTCTGCTGAACCTGTCCTTCTGGCCGTTCTCGGTGGACCCGAACAGCTCCATCGCCTATCTCCCCGGGCTCCCCTTCACCGAGCAGTGGCAGCGCTATCTCGCCTTCGACGTGGCGACCTCGCTCGGCTGGGACACGGGCCGGGCCGTCACCAACTTCGTCTGCATCACCCTGGCGGGCCCGGCGGTCCTCACCACGTTCCGCCGGGCCGCCCGCAAGGCGCGTTTCCGGGCCCCGGTGCGGTTCGCGGGGCCGAAGGGGTAG